The Synchiropus splendidus isolate RoL2022-P1 chromosome 1, RoL_Sspl_1.0, whole genome shotgun sequence genome includes a window with the following:
- the sox8a gene encoding transcription factor SOX-8a, whose protein sequence is MTEENSTDYSCSPAGSDCCRSDSESPSSPQASRPAESARGGGAGEENGRYPARIQDAVSQVLRCYDWSLSPAPGPDEMSLKRKAHVKRPMNAFMVWAQAARKRLAHQYPHLHNAELSRTLGKLWRLLSETEKRPFVDEAERLRLQHKKHYPDYKYQPRRRKNTKPEQTHSRSGSIQLQAKLHAPLTPPITPKTDPHMSTRFSDSSRHNIDFSKVDFSEYGGDVISSMEGFDINEFDQYLPDNYKSTCGSFILLSLQSNSTWTSKTENTLAASSKITDANEECRPSLHIKTEQMSRCSSPTAPEFACLISQSGNDLQNSGFLRPLPAHSTNVCQHLQSSCKPLISSLALAPPPHNSASAYEQAALSPGTQ, encoded by the exons ATGACCGAGGAAAACTCCACCGACTACTCGTGCAGCCCTGCGGGCAGTGATTGCTGTCGATCCGACTCGGAGTCACCGTCTTCTCCCCAAGCCTCGCGCCCGGCCGAGAGCGCCCGAGGAGGGGGTGCAGGCGAGGAGAATGGTCGCTACCCTGCTCGCATCCAAGACGCCGTATCTCAGGTGCTGAGGTGCTACGACTGGTCGCTGTCGCCGGCTCCAGGTCCGGACGAGATGAGTCTGAAGAGAAAGGCGCACGTGAAGCGGCCGATGAACGCCTTCATGGTTTGGGCTCAGGCGGCCCGGAAGAGGCTGGCGCACCAGTACCCGCATCTGCACAACGCCGAACTCAGCAGGACGCTTGGTAAACTGTGGAG GCTTCTCTCTGAGACCGAGAAGCGACCCTTTGTTGATGAGGCAGAGCGTCTGAGGCTGCAGCATAAGAAGCATTACCCAGACTACAAGTACCAGCCACGCAGACGGAAAAACACCAAACCTGAGCAGACCCACTCCAGATCTGGCTCCATCCAGCTGCAGG CAAAGCTCCATGCACCTCTGACTCCCCCCATAACTCCAAAAACAGACCCTCACATGAGCACCAGGTTTTCGGATTCCAGTCGCCACAACATCGACTTCAGCAAAGTGGACTTCTCTGAGTACggcggtgatgtcatcagctccATGGAGGGGTTTGACATCAATGAGTTTGATCAGTATCTGCCTGATAACTATAAGAGCACGTGTGGATCCTTCATCCTGCTCAGCCTGCAGTCCAACAGCACCTGGACCAGCAAAACTGAGAACACGCTTGCAGCTAGCTCCAAAATCACAGACGCAAATGAGGAGTGCAGACCATCTCTTCACATTAAAACAGAGCAGATGAGTCGGTGCTCCAGTCCAACGGCTCCCGAGTTCGCTTGCCTCATCAGCCAGTCCGGGAATGACCTAcagaactctggtttcctgaGACCTTTGCCGGCCCACTCCACCAACGTGTGTCAGCACCTGCAGTCCTCCTGCAAGCCTCTTATCAGCAGTCTGGCCTTGGCGCCACCTCCTCACAATTCTGCTTCTGCCTATGAGCAAGCAGCACTCTCACCAGGGACACAGTGA
- the lmf1 gene encoding lipase maturation factor 1, giving the protein MAPPDERAETSVRKRRVEGSKTGTNSAKDGVEETNNLVKDELQEKRQPTLRRGTYWLTRIVLLRSVAFIYFVAFTVAYNQNKQLIGNNGLMPCKDYLNSVKRYVGGKIGIAALAYTPSILWLLDWTVMDTNLDAIALLGMAVSGFVLVTGMANMVMMALLWLLYHSLVNVGQLWYSFGWESQLLETGFLAIFLCPLWSLSQVPRRCPPSLISIWTFRWLIVRIMLGAGLIKIRGDKCWRDLTCMDYHYETQPVPNPISYYLHRSPWWFHRFETLSNHFVELIVPFFTFMGRRMCIVNGAIQILFQVVLIISGNLSFLNWLTIVPSLACFDDASLGFLFGCGAKKAVLEAEKETKTQSTTKGMLIRRVVNVSLGLLIGCLSIPVVMNLLSSRQVMNTSFDPLRIVNTYGAFGSITKERTEVIFQGTSSADPKAPDAVWEEYQFLCKPGDLFRRPCLISPYHYRLDWLMWFAAFQTYEQSEWIIHIAGRLLANDSSVLSLMDHNPFHGRDAPRWVRGEHFKYKFSRPGSASAAEGKWWVRKRIGAYFPPVDLEGLRGYFQSRNWPHPHIPLKRS; this is encoded by the exons ATGGCGCCGCCCGATGAGCGTGCGGAGACCTCAGTGAGAAAAAGAAGAGTGGAAGGCAGCAAAACTGGAACAAATTCCGCCAAAGACGGCGTAGAGGAAACGAATAATCTAGTGAAAGATGAGCTCCAGGAGAAGAGACAACCAACGTTACGACGTGGGACCTACTGGCTCACTCGCATTGTGCTGCTGCGCTCCGTCGCCTTTATTTACT TTGTGGCATTCACTGTTGCGTACAACCAGAATAAGCAGCTGATTGGAAACAATGGCCTGATGCCTTGCAAAGACTATCTGAACAGTGTCAAGCGCTATGTGGGTGGCAAGATCGGCATTGCGGCGTTGGCCTACACCCCATCAATTCTCTGGTTGCTGGACTGGACCGTCATGGACACAAACCTAGATGCCATCGCTCTGCTGGGAATGGCTGTCTCTGGATTTGTCCTGGTGACCGGAATGGCCAACATGGTGATGATGGCCTTGTTGTGGCTCCTATATCATTCACTGGTCAACGTCGGACAACTATG GTATTCCTTTG GTTGGGAGAGTCAGCTGTTAGAAACAGGATTTCTGGCCATTTTCCTCTGTCCGCTGTGGAGCCTCTCTCAGGTCCCCCGCAGATGCCCACCCTCGCTCATTTCCATCTGGACCTTCCGGTGGCTTATTGTCCGCATCATGCTTGGCGCT GGCCTCATTAAAATCAGGGGAGACAAATGCTGGCGAGACCTCACATGCATGGATTATCACTATGAG ACTCAGCCAGTTCCCAATCCCATCTCCTACTACCTGCATCGTTCACCATGGTGGTTCCACCGCTTTGAAACCCTGTCCAACCACTTTGTTGAGCTCATTGTTCCATTCTTTACCTTCATGGGTCGACGAATGTGCATCGTCAACGGAGCCATCCAGATTCTGTTCCAG GTGGTTCTAATCATAAGTGGGAACCTCAGTTTCCTCAACTGGCTGACCATTGTTCCAAGTCTGGCCTGTTTTGATGACGCCTCTCTGGGATTCTTGTTTGGGTGTGGAGCCAAGAAAGCAGTGCTGGAGGCAGAGAAGGAAACCAAAACTCAATCCACCACAAAAG GAATGCTGATCCGTCGGGTGGTGAACGTGTCTTTGGGCCTTCTGATCGGTTGCCTCAGCATTCCTGTGGTGATGAACCTACTCAGTTCTCGTCAGGTGATGAATACATCCTTTGACCCGCTGCGTATCGTCAACACCTACGGAGCCTTCGGCAG CATCACCAAAGAGCGCACTGAGGTGATTTTCCAGGGCACTTCAAGTGCTGATCCGAAAGCTCCCGACGCAGTTTGGGAGGAATATCAGTTCCTGTGTAAGCCAGGAGACCTTTTCAGACGTCCATGCCTCATATCGCCATATCACTACCGTCTGGACTGGCTCATGTGGTTCGCTGCCTTCCAG ACCTATGAGCAAAGTGAGTGGATCATTCACATTGCTGGACGCCTGCTGGCCAATGACAGCAGTGTCCTGTCACTGATGGATCATAACCCTTTCCATGGCAGAGATGCTCCTAG GTGGGTTCGAGGGGAACATTTCAAATACAAGTTCAGTCGACCAGGCAGCGCGAGTGCCGCTGAGGGGAAGTGGTGGGTGAGAAAACGAATCGGAGCTTACTTCCCTCCTGTGGACTTGGAAGGACTCCGAGGCTACTTCCAGTCCAGGAACTGGCCACACCCACATATACCGCTGAAGAGGAGCTGA